In Niallia sp. FSL W8-0635, one genomic interval encodes:
- the argH gene encoding argininosuccinate lyase — protein sequence MKKLWGGRFTKSAEEWVDEFGASISFDQELVLEDIEGSIAHVAMLSKTGILSVEDGEKIKAGLLTLKKQAENDELTFSVKLEDIHLNLESQLTDLIGPVGGKLHTGRSRNDQVATDMHLYLRRQVKLIVELLNELQVVLLEKAESHIETVMPGYTHLQRAQPISFAHHLMAYFWMFERDKQRYQENLKRINVSPLGAGALAGTTFPIDRAYSADLLTFDSIYENSMDAVSDRDFILEFLSTSSILMMHLSRFSEEIILWSSQEFKFIDLDDSFSTGSSIMPQKKNPDMAELIRGKTGRVYGNLMGLLTVLKGLPLSYNKDMQEDKEGMFDTVKTVVGSLRIFAGMIQTMKVNEQGMEQATKNDFSNATELADYLSDKGMPFREAHEVVGKLVLYCVNKNCYLQDLSMKELKEASNLFEDDIYHVLNPRTAVERRNSAGGTGFKQIEQAIEKAKLCVLEKEEVK from the coding sequence GTGAAGAAATTATGGGGAGGCAGATTTACAAAGTCTGCAGAGGAATGGGTGGACGAATTCGGTGCCTCCATTTCCTTTGATCAAGAACTAGTATTAGAAGATATCGAAGGGAGCATAGCCCATGTGGCTATGCTCTCTAAAACAGGAATATTGTCTGTTGAAGATGGTGAAAAAATTAAAGCTGGTTTGCTAACACTAAAAAAGCAAGCAGAAAATGACGAATTAACGTTTTCTGTAAAACTAGAAGATATTCACCTTAATTTAGAAAGTCAATTAACCGATTTAATTGGTCCTGTTGGTGGAAAGCTTCATACTGGAAGAAGTAGAAATGATCAGGTAGCTACAGATATGCATCTTTATTTACGAAGACAAGTAAAATTAATAGTTGAACTATTGAATGAATTGCAAGTGGTTTTGTTGGAAAAGGCGGAAAGTCATATTGAAACAGTAATGCCTGGTTATACACATCTACAACGTGCACAGCCCATTTCTTTTGCACATCATCTTATGGCTTATTTTTGGATGTTTGAAAGAGATAAACAAAGATATCAGGAAAATTTAAAACGAATTAATGTGTCACCACTAGGTGCAGGTGCATTGGCAGGAACGACTTTTCCTATTGATCGTGCTTATAGTGCTGATTTGCTTACATTTGATTCCATTTATGAAAATAGTATGGATGCTGTAAGTGACCGGGATTTTATTCTAGAATTTCTATCGACTAGCTCCATTTTAATGATGCATCTTTCTCGTTTTAGCGAAGAAATTATCCTTTGGTCTTCACAAGAATTTAAATTTATTGATTTAGACGATAGTTTTTCAACTGGAAGCAGCATCATGCCTCAAAAGAAAAATCCAGATATGGCTGAATTAATTAGAGGGAAAACGGGACGAGTATATGGGAATTTGATGGGCTTATTAACGGTATTGAAAGGTTTGCCACTATCGTATAACAAAGATATGCAGGAAGATAAAGAAGGTATGTTTGATACAGTGAAAACTGTAGTTGGATCTTTACGAATTTTTGCAGGAATGATTCAAACAATGAAGGTTAATGAACAAGGGATGGAACAGGCAACAAAAAATGATTTTTCTAATGCGACGGAATTAGCTGATTATTTATCAGATAAAGGGATGCCATTTAGAGAGGCACATGAAGTAGTAGGAAAATTAGTTTTATATTGTGTGAATAAGAATTGCTATTTACAGGATTTAAGTATGAAAGAATTAAAAGAGGCAAGTAATTTATTTGAGGATGATATTTATCATGTGTTAAATCCGAGAACGGCAGTAGAAAGACGAAATAGCGCTGGTGGAACAGGGTTTAAACAAATAGAGCAAGCTATTGAAAAGGCAAAATTATGTGTTTT